The sequence below is a genomic window from Providencia rettgeri.
CACTCACCGCCTGCTTGATATTGGCGCTACGTTCAATAAATGCAGGGCCATTGCCTGGACCGCCACTAATGGTTGGTGTACCGGATGCGTAAGCTGCACGCACCATGCCTTCACCGCCCGTCGCCAAGATTAAAGAGACGTCTTTGCTGTGCATCAGTTCTTTCGTTGCTTCTAAAGTCAGCATTGTGACAGCATCGACAATTCCAGCTGGAGCACCCGCTTCTAATGCGGCTTTTTTGACAATTTCTAATGTTCGGAAACTGCAGGCTTTGGCATTTGGATGAGGGGAGAAGACAATGGCATTACCCGCCTTCAAGGCAATCAACGTTTTGTAGATGATGGTAGATGTTGGGTTAGTAGAAGGAACTAACGCCGTGATCACACCAAGAGGAACCCCCACATCCATGACTTTGTTGATTTTGTCATCATTAATGATGCCAACGGTTTTGAGATCTTTAATGTGTTCATAAACACGCATTGAAGCAAAAGTGTTTTTCAGGACTTTATCTTGCCACTTACCAAACCCAGTTTCTTCATTGGCCATTTTTGCCAGCTCTTCGGCATGAAGTGCGGACTCAATTGCGATGTGTTTAACAATATTATCGATTTTTTCCTGCGAAAATGTCGCAAACTCTTTCTGCGCTTGTTTCGCGTTTCTAACTAGCTCTCTTGCCAGTTGTCTGGATTGCAGATCTTTGTCTAATGCAACCATGTCTTCCCCCGTATCGGAGCCAAAATTAATTCATTCACTTTTCGTGTTATTGGCTTATTAGCCAATGACTTAGGCTTTATGTTGTTGTGCAATTTTGCCAATATCGTTGTGTGGTCTTGCAATCACACGTGAAGTCACCACTGTTCCGATACGTTTTGCAGCCTCAACACCTGACTCAACTGCAGCGTTAACGGCACCGACATCGCCTTTAACCATCGCTGTTACCAGCCCTGAACCGACATTCTCATAACCGATTAGCTCGACATTGGCGGCTTTACACATGGCATCAGCAGCTTCAATACACGCGACTAAACCTTTGGTTTCAATCAGACCAAGTGCTTCTTTCATAAGTAATTTCCTGTTTTATTCCGTGACTTTATACTGGGCGACGATTTTCTGAATATCGCTATGGGGACGCGCGATAACCAGTGATGTCACAACGGTGCCAATACGAGAGGCAGATTCAACACCTGAATCCACTGCAGCTTTCACCGCACCCACATCGCCTTTGACCATGGCGGTAACTAAACCTGACCCAACATTTTCATAACCAATCAGCACAACATTTGCGGCTTTACACATCGAGTCTGCAGCTTCAATACAAGCCACTAACCCTTGAGTTTCAATAAGACCTAATGCGTCACCCATATTTTTTCCTCCGGAAAAAGTTATGCCTTATGCTTAATAACGATTTTGTTGATATCGTTGTGTGGACGCGCAATGACCAGTGAAGTGACAACTTCACCAACACGCTGCGCTGATTCAACACCCGAATCGACAGCTGCTTTGACTGCGCCGACATCGCCTTTAACCATTGCGGTAACGAGACCTGAACCGACATTTTCGTAGCCAATTAGCTCAACATTTGCCGCTTTGCACATGGCATCAGCTGCTTCGATACAAGCCACCAGACCTTTTGTTTCAATAAGACCTAATGCATCACCCATTGTTGTTTCCTCCGAGAAGCCTTCTTTATTTTTCTTTACCTTCCATATTCCAAGCTAATGTGTCCGAGTACATGTCCCTTGCAATATCTGGGTAAACATTTACGCCAATGGTGTCTGCGCGGTGATCTATTGAACGCAACCTTTGGCTTCAGACTCACTATAGAACCGAAAAATAAAAACGAAATATAAATCCACATACGGTAGATAATTAGTGTTTTAATCTAAAATTTAGTGTGATTTATTGAATTATTTATATGTAAACTCTGAAAAAGCCAAAAATTCACGTATCTATATGGTCAGAAAAAATGGGCCAAACATGGATTTAGCATTAGCTAATTAGATTGTTAATAAAATATTATTAGGCTGATAAATGGGGGTGATTTGTGGGATGATAACTGTGGGTTCGCTCACTCAGTTATAAGCTTTACCTACTAGCCGACACCGCAAGCTAAGTGCTGCACAAGAGAGAAACTCCCCCTTCATGATGACAAGTCTCTGCGAGGTTGTGGCCGCTATCATTTGTGAATAGAACAAAAAGGAAATAAACAGAAAAGAGGTATCGTCAATTAACGATGAAGCGCACTACTTCACCGCTAAACTGATTCAATAAGAACTGAATTAATCAAATTTACTGCCAGGCTTTAACGTACAGATATAAAGTGGGGAATTAATTGAACTGAGTAGTAAAGCTTTGTCATTGAGCTTTTGCGCATTAAGAAATAGCCCATCATGGCTATCTGACATTTCTCTCATAAAATAATCAAATATCACATTTGGCGATTCATCAATAGAAGAAGCGCTCGCCTCCCACTGACTAATACTATAATGACGCTCCGTCGGTGATATCCGTTTTGTCGTATAGTTGAATTTCACATAGCGCTGTAAATACAACCAGCCCGCTTTAGAATCGGTATAGCCCTCCACCACAATTGAGCCCTTTCCATTCGCGCCAAAATTGAAGTGAATATTGCCGTTAACGTTTTCGTCTTTCATATTTTCAAAGCGCATGATGCCTTTAGTAGAGCACACCATTAAGCCATCTTGTTTATTGGAAAATAAGACTGACTGGGTATAAATCGCCACAACAATAAATAACAAAAAACTCAGTAAGCATAATACTTTTCCTGATATCTTCATGATGGTTTCCAAGAATAGTAAAAGTAGTTATCGCAATAGCTAAATGGGTTATCTTCATTGACTGCACAATGTGCAAGAAATACTCGACCTAGTCCGTTAGTCTGTAATTTGTCCCCATAGAAAAAAACAAACCGTTCTTTCTCAACACACTCTAGATTTAAGTTATTCCTAACCTTATCAAAATTTTGTACATAGTTTAGTGCGACAGTGTTATTGATCATTTTTTCATTCGACAATACATCACAATGAGTATGCTCAAGCACGGTCATATTAATCGGCACTGATGGTTGATTTGATAAATAAGCCATGACAGCTAATAAAATGGAACACAATAGAAAAGCACCACTGGCAAGATACCAACAGATTTCTTTTTTTTCTGGTGTCAGTGTTGAATCTATTTTTTGAGGGTCTGTAGGATCAGAGATAGGTTGGGAAGTTGGAGATAAAACAACCGCTGTTTCTTCTATTTCACTTAAGCTAGTTATTAATTCAGTTGTCTGAATTTTAATATCATCAATTAATTCAAGGGAAACATCAGAATTAAACTCTAATCGCCCCCGAGCAACTGTCACAATAATATTTTCAAT
It includes:
- a CDS encoding BMC domain-containing protein, translating into MKEALGLIETKGLVACIEAADAMCKAANVELIGYENVGSGLVTAMVKGDVGAVNAAVESGVEAAKRIGTVVTSRVIARPHNDIGKIAQQHKA
- a CDS encoding BMC domain-containing protein translates to MGDALGLIETQGLVACIEAADSMCKAANVVLIGYENVGSGLVTAMVKGDVGAVKAAVDSGVESASRIGTVVTSLVIARPHSDIQKIVAQYKVTE
- a CDS encoding BMC domain-containing protein gives rise to the protein MGDALGLIETKGLVACIEAADAMCKAANVELIGYENVGSGLVTAMVKGDVGAVKAAVDSGVESAQRVGEVVTSLVIARPHNDINKIVIKHKA
- a CDS encoding FidL-like protein, producing the protein MKISGKVLCLLSFLLFIVVAIYTQSVLFSNKQDGLMVCSTKGIMRFENMKDENVNGNIHFNFGANGKGSIVVEGYTDSKAGWLYLQRYVKFNYTTKRISPTERHYSISQWEASASSIDESPNVIFDYFMREMSDSHDGLFLNAQKLNDKALLLSSINSPLYICTLKPGSKFD
- a CDS encoding transcriptional regulator, with product MKYKINAFILYDAVDGTLSLKEDEVDTQLSITANALLFYFIQHRGVVPRDEVLKAVWDDNGLVSSNSNLNQYLSILRKAFRPYGIENIIVTVARGRLEFNSDVSLELIDDIKIQTTELITSLSEIEETAVVLSPTSQPISDPTDPQKIDSTLTPEKKEICWYLASGAFLLCSILLAVMAYLSNQPSVPINMTVLEHTHCDVLSNEKMINNTVALNYVQNFDKVRNNLNLECVEKERFVFFYGDKLQTNGLGRVFLAHCAVNEDNPFSYCDNYFYYSWKPS